One window of Elaeis guineensis isolate ETL-2024a chromosome 11, EG11, whole genome shotgun sequence genomic DNA carries:
- the LOC105054010 gene encoding uncharacterized protein isoform X2, with protein MEGDKASSPEISSPEEGRSEGISEYERQRLSRIKENRARLEALGLPQLASSLIGSLSERRRPGEDGKGKKKAKKRKGVGRSSADDEDDEEYRPSDEDNEEEEEEDVESSSSSEEEKEKDKRRPSGSRRKGKKRISLNATKLRKSLDGEGDMKKSDDFIDDDVAIKQAIALSLGEAMEESGVAGFSQNSGTNIADSSPHGKKDRTSLQETVGKRKNKKLSKSRVQLSEDEVVAYFFSFDGIGAYRLYYIGTWYKGAYRRLVR; from the exons ATGGAAGGGGACAAAGCCTCCTCTCCCGAGATCTCGAGCCCGGAAGAAGGCCGCAGCGAGGGAATATCGGAGTACGAAAGGCAGCGGCTCTCGAGGATAAAGGAGAACAGGGCGAGGCTCGAAGCTCTCGGGCTTCCCCAACTCGCTTCCTCCCTGATCGGTTCTCTCTCCGAGCGCCGGCGGCCCGGCGAAGAtgggaagggaaagaagaaggcgaagaaaagGAAGGGAGTTGGACGTAGCAGCGCGGATGATGAGGACGATGAGGAATACCGACCGTCGGATGAAGataacgaagaagaagaagaagaagacgtggAGAGTTCTTCCTCAAGCGAAGAGGAGAAGGAAAAAGACAAGAGGCGTCCTTCTGGTTCGCGTCGAAAG GGAAAGAAAAGAATTTCCTTAAATGCAACAAAGCTCAGGAAAAGTTTGGATGGAGAAGGGGACATGAAAAAATCTGATGATTTCATTGATGACGATGTTGCCATAAAGCAG GCAATTGCTCTCTCACTTGGAGAAGCGATGGAGGAGTCAGGTGTAGCAGGATTTTCTCAAAATTCTGGTACCAACATAGCTGATTCCAGTCCTCATGGAAAAAAAGATAGGACCAGCTTACAAGAAACTGTTgggaaaaggaagaacaaaaaattG AGTAAGAGTCGGGTGCAACTAAGTGAAGATGAGGTGGTTGCttacttcttttcttttgatg GTATCGGTGCATACCGACTATATTATATTGGTACATGGTACAAGGGGGCATACCGACGCTTGGTACGCTGA
- the LOC105054010 gene encoding uncharacterized protein isoform X1, which translates to MEGDKASSPEISSPEEGRSEGISEYERQRLSRIKENRARLEALGLPQLASSLIGSLSERRRPGEDGKGKKKAKKRKGVGRSSADDEDDEEYRPSDEDNEEEEEEDVESSSSSEEEKEKDKRRPSGSRRKGKKRISLNATKLRKSLDGEGDMKKSDDFIDDDVAIKQAIALSLGEAMEESGVAGFSQNSGTNIADSSPHGKKDRTSLQETVGKRKNKKLSKSRVQLSEDEVVAYFFSFDEVGKGHITVRDLQRMAIAHDFTWTDSEVANMIHCFDSNGDGKLSLDDFRTIVSRCNMMQEPEEC; encoded by the exons ATGGAAGGGGACAAAGCCTCCTCTCCCGAGATCTCGAGCCCGGAAGAAGGCCGCAGCGAGGGAATATCGGAGTACGAAAGGCAGCGGCTCTCGAGGATAAAGGAGAACAGGGCGAGGCTCGAAGCTCTCGGGCTTCCCCAACTCGCTTCCTCCCTGATCGGTTCTCTCTCCGAGCGCCGGCGGCCCGGCGAAGAtgggaagggaaagaagaaggcgaagaaaagGAAGGGAGTTGGACGTAGCAGCGCGGATGATGAGGACGATGAGGAATACCGACCGTCGGATGAAGataacgaagaagaagaagaagaagacgtggAGAGTTCTTCCTCAAGCGAAGAGGAGAAGGAAAAAGACAAGAGGCGTCCTTCTGGTTCGCGTCGAAAG GGAAAGAAAAGAATTTCCTTAAATGCAACAAAGCTCAGGAAAAGTTTGGATGGAGAAGGGGACATGAAAAAATCTGATGATTTCATTGATGACGATGTTGCCATAAAGCAG GCAATTGCTCTCTCACTTGGAGAAGCGATGGAGGAGTCAGGTGTAGCAGGATTTTCTCAAAATTCTGGTACCAACATAGCTGATTCCAGTCCTCATGGAAAAAAAGATAGGACCAGCTTACAAGAAACTGTTgggaaaaggaagaacaaaaaattG AGTAAGAGTCGGGTGCAACTAAGTGAAGATGAGGTGGTTGCttacttcttttcttttgatg AAGTGGGAAAAGGCCACATCACAGTACGGGATCTACAAAGAATGGCCATTGCTCATGATTTTACTTGGACAGATAGTGAAGTTGCCAATATGATTCATTGCTTTGACAGCAATGGAGATGGAAAG CTTAGTTTGGATGATTTTCGAACCATTGTTTCTCGATGCAACATGATGCAGGAGCCTGAAGAGTGTTAA